The genomic DNA CCGACATGAGGAACCAGGTCGGCAGGATCTTTAATGTACCCGTATCCGAAATAAGCGAAGTTCTCGTCCAACAGGCTACGGGCTTGCTCCGCAGCCACCTGGTCTTTGTCCTTTACCGCCTTGCGATAATCAGCAAGAGCTTGGATGGCAATCCTCCCCTTCTCGATCTTCTCGGCAGCAGAAAGGGCAACCGTTCCTTTATTGGTCGTATAACCGCCTTCTATCAGGTTGACGATGCCGGGAACGTATGCATCCACATCGCGTTCGGCAAGGAAGGAGAGCAGTTTCGGAATCTTGATATCGAAGATGAAAGGATTTACATTATCTTTATAACTCGTCTTGTCGGGATTCAGCAGGCCGATGGCAACCAGACCTGTTCCGTTGCCCCCTTCGTACAAGCCCTCCATCGCAGCCAACTTCATCGGCTGTTTCTGGGCGACCTGGTAAGCCGAACCATCACCCGTCCATACAATAAGTATGGAAGCGACCAGTCCGAAAACCGCACCGACCTTGATGCTTTCGAGCGAGAACTCCGTCTCCCGCTTTTTCAACAGATACCAACTGCTGACACCCATCACGAAGACGGCTCCCACGATCCATCCGGAAAGTACGGTATGGAAGAATTTGTTGATGGCGACAGGAGATAAGGCCACCGCCCAGAAATCGAACATCTCGTTGCGCACAGTGTCCGGATTAAAATGCATACCTACCGGATATTGCATCCACGCATTGGCGATCAGGATCCAAAGGGCGGAAAGAGTTGCTCCTATGATCGTCAGCCAGGTGGAAGCCAAGTGGAAGCGTTTGCTCACCTTGTCCCAACCGAAAAACATCACGGCTATAAAAGTCGCTTCCATAAAGAACGCCAGAATTCCTTCGATAGCAAGGGGAGCTCCGAAGATGTCTCCTACAAACCAACTGTAGTTAGACCAGTTCGTTCCGAATTCGAATTCGAGGATCAGCCCGGTGGCAACACCGATAGCGAAGTTAATACCAAACAGTTTCATCCAGAACTGCGCTGTCTTTTTCCAGAACTCGTTACCTGTTTTGTAATAGATGGTCTCCATGATGGCCTGTATAACGCCGAGCCCCAGTGTCAGGGGCACGAACAGCCAATGATACATGGCAGTGAGAGCGAATTGCGCTCTTGACCAGTCAATCAAAGATGTGTCAATGCTTGCGATCATAAATTATATAATTTAAGGAGTAATTGCTCTATTGATCAATTCACCCGAAACGTGTTCTTCCTTAGCCGAATCTCCATCCAACTTTCCTAAATAATTAGGAAAGAAAAACAGTTTTAAGATAAAAAACATGATGAAGAGCTTGACCAATATGATTAGCCACAACGTCTTACCCAGCTTCATTTCGCGAAATCCTTCCAGATAAAAATGATATATTCGTATGTATACAGGCTCCCTTTTCATATCGGTATCGTACTTTAATAACAAGAGATTGGATGAATAAGTTTTCTTTCTATACAAATATAGGGAAAGCGTCAAAATGTTTTCCCCTAAAAGCATAGATATTATTTATGGAAAAATAGACTTTATCTATAACCTCTGTTAAAAAAAACTATTTTAAAGAAGAAAGCCGAAAGGAAGACTTGCCGTTACTTCTGCATTGGCTATATTTGTGCCAGTTTGTGTTTTTATAAGACAAGAAATCACATCGAATATTATAATTAAGTGCTAATCTATAAAAAATTATTACTATGTCGAACATTTCAAGAAGATCATTTCTTCAAAGAGGAGCCGCAGCTGCTGCAGCTTTCTCAATCGTTCCGGGTTCCATCCTGGGAAAATCTCACGGATATGTAGCTCCGACTGATAAGTTGAACATTGCCGCTGTCGGTATCGGCGGTATGGGACATGCCAACATTAATAATGTAAAGAACACAGAAAATATCGTAGCGCTCTGCGATGTTGACTGGAAGTATGCAAAAGGCACTTTTGAAGAACATCCGAATGCAAAAAAATATTGGGATTATCGTAAGATGTATGACGAAATGGGTAAATCCATCGATGCTGTCATCATCGCAACTGCCGATCATACTCATGCCATGATCACGGCTGATGCCATGACATTAGGCAAACACGTATACTGTCAAAAACCGTTGACCCATTCAGTATACGAATCTCGTTTGCTGACCAAGTTGGCAGCTTCTACTAATGTAGCAACCCAGATGGGTAACCAAGGTTCTTCTGCTGAAGGAACCGACTTGGTTTGCGAATGGATCTGGAACGGTGAAATCGGTGACATCACAAAAGTAGAATGTGCTACAGACCGTCCTATCTGGCCGCAGGGTTTGAATACTCCGGAAAAAGCAGACAAGATTCCTTCTACCCTGAACTGGGATTTGTTTACCGGTCCGGCAGAATTGAAACCGTTCAACAAAATCTACCACCCTTGGAACTGGCGCGGATGGTGGACATACGGTACAGGAGCCTTAGGCGATATGGCCTGCCACATTATGCACA from Parabacteroides merdae ATCC 43184 includes the following:
- a CDS encoding cytochrome ubiquinol oxidase subunit I, whose translation is MIASIDTSLIDWSRAQFALTAMYHWLFVPLTLGLGVIQAIMETIYYKTGNEFWKKTAQFWMKLFGINFAIGVATGLILEFEFGTNWSNYSWFVGDIFGAPLAIEGILAFFMEATFIAVMFFGWDKVSKRFHLASTWLTIIGATLSALWILIANAWMQYPVGMHFNPDTVRNEMFDFWAVALSPVAINKFFHTVLSGWIVGAVFVMGVSSWYLLKKRETEFSLESIKVGAVFGLVASILIVWTGDGSAYQVAQKQPMKLAAMEGLYEGGNGTGLVAIGLLNPDKTSYKDNVNPFIFDIKIPKLLSFLAERDVDAYVPGIVNLIEGGYTTNKGTVALSAAEKIEKGRIAIQALADYRKAVKDKDQVAAEQARSLLDENFAYFGYGYIKDPADLVPHVGLTFYSFRVMVLLGGYFILLFIVALIWSKKNKFADARWLQWASLWTIPLAYIAGQAGWIVAEVGRQPWAIQDILPTGASVSKLATSSVQTTFFVFLFLFTVLLIAEIGIMVKAIKKGPSVN
- a CDS encoding DUF4492 domain-containing protein, which gives rise to MKREPVYIRIYHFYLEGFREMKLGKTLWLIILVKLFIMFFILKLFFFPNYLGKLDGDSAKEEHVSGELINRAITP
- a CDS encoding Gfo/Idh/MocA family protein, translated to MSNISRRSFLQRGAAAAAAFSIVPGSILGKSHGYVAPTDKLNIAAVGIGGMGHANINNVKNTENIVALCDVDWKYAKGTFEEHPNAKKYWDYRKMYDEMGKSIDAVIIATADHTHAMITADAMTLGKHVYCQKPLTHSVYESRLLTKLAASTNVATQMGNQGSSAEGTDLVCEWIWNGEIGDITKVECATDRPIWPQGLNTPEKADKIPSTLNWDLFTGPAELKPFNKIYHPWNWRGWWTYGTGALGDMACHIMHTAFKALKLGYPTSVEASSTLLLRDCAPNAQHVKFIFPARENMPKLAMPEVEVHWYDGGMMPNRPEGFPEGKELMGPGGGLTIFHGTKDTLVCGCYGQQPFLLSGRVPNAPKVCRRVKNHEMDWVRACKESASNRVQTKSNFLEAGPFNEMIVMGVLAVRLQGLHRTLKWDGNNMQFTNIGDNEMIKTCIKDGFTIKDGHPSFAKDWTDPVNAKQYAAEMIKHNYRQGWKLPDMPR